One genomic segment of Ascaphus truei isolate aAscTru1 chromosome 23, aAscTru1.hap1, whole genome shotgun sequence includes these proteins:
- the CCDC200 gene encoding coiled-coil domain-containing protein 200, with protein MSAYHWEARRRQSSLDRRRLNLSGEMDEAARRQVDSMKIPNAVPQFPKTNLVSLEHSCKHCMQPSNQYYTTYGVDYSAKIARRFNSVQYKQQW; from the exons ATGTCAGCGTACCATTGGGAAGCCAGGCGGAGGCAGAGTTCGCTGGACAGGAGGAGGTTAAATCTTTCCGGAGAG ATGGACGAGGCGGCGCGGCGGCAAGTGGACTCGATGAAGATACCAAACGCTGTGCCTCAGTTCCCCAAGACTAATCTAG TGTCACTGGAGCACAGCTGTAAGCATTGTATGCAGCCCTCGAACCAGTATTATACAACATACGGCGTTGATTATTCTGCAAAGATAGCTCGAAGATTCAAC tcggtgcagtataaacagCAGTGGTAA